One Triticum dicoccoides isolate Atlit2015 ecotype Zavitan chromosome 5B, WEW_v2.0, whole genome shotgun sequence genomic window carries:
- the LOC119312113 gene encoding syntaxin-121-like, producing the protein MNNLFSSSWKRAGAGGDGGDLESGGGGGVEMTAPPGAAAGASLDRFFEDVESIKDDLRELERIQRSLHDGNESGKSLHDASAVRALRSRMDADVAAAIKKAKVVKLRLESLDRANAANRSVAGCGPGSSTDRTRTSVVAGLRKKLRDAMESFSSLRSRITSEYRDTVARRYFTVTGAQPDEATLDTLAETGEGERFLQRAIAEQQGRGEVLGVVAEIQERHGAVADLERSLLELQQVFNDMAVLVAAQGEQLDDIEGHVGRARSFVDRGREQLQVARKHQKSSRKWTCIGIGILLVVILIIVIPIVLKNTNKSNNNNNQQ; encoded by the coding sequence ATGAACAACCTGTTCTCGAGTTCGTGGAAGCGCGCGGGCGCGGGGGGCGACGGCGGGGACCTggagtcgggcggcggcggcggggtggagaTGACGGCGCCGCCGGGCGCCGCGGCGGGGGCGAGCCTGGACCGCTTCTTCGAGGACGTGGAGTCGATCAAGGACGACCTGCGGGAGCTGGAGCGGATCCAGCGCTCCCTCCACGACGGCAACGAGTCGGGCAAGTCGCTCCACGACGCCTCCGCCGTGCGCGCGCTCCGCTCCCGCATGGACGCCGACGTCGCCGCCGCCATCAAGAAGGCCAAGGTCGTCAAGCTCCGCCTCGAGTCGCTCGACCGGGCCAACGCCGCCAACCGCTCCGTGGCCGGCTGCGGGCCGGGCTCCTCCACGGACCGCACCCGCACCTCCGTCGTCGCCGGCCTGCGCAAGAAGCTGCGGGACGCCATGGAGTCCTTCTCCTCCCTCCGCTCCCGCATCACCTCCGAGTAccgggacacggtggcgcggcgctaCTTCACCGTCACGGGGGCCCAGCCCGACGAGGCGACGCTGGACACGCTGGCGGAGACGGGCGAGGGGGAGCGGTTCCTGCAGCGGGCCATCGCGGAGCAGCAGGGCCGCGGGGAGGTGCTGGGCGTGGTGGCGGAGATCCAGGAGCGGCACGGCGCCGTGGCGGACCTGGAGCGGAGCCTGCTGGAGCTGCAGCAGGTGTTCAACGACATGGCCGTCCTGGTGGCGGCGCAGGGGGAGCAACTGGACGACATCGAGGGCCACGTCGGGCGGGCGCGGTCGTTCGTCGACCGGGGGCGCGAGCAGCTCCAGGTCGCCCGCAAGCACCAGAAGAGCTCCCGCAAGTGGACCTGCATCGGCATCGGCATCCTGCTCGTCGTCATCCTCATCATCGTCATCCCCATCGTGCTCAAGAACACCAAcaagagcaacaacaacaacaaccagcaGTAG